A genome region from Nocardiopsis exhalans includes the following:
- a CDS encoding lysine N(6)-hydroxylase/L-ornithine N(5)-oxygenase family protein, whose amino-acid sequence MASTDHPPLVHDLVGVGFGPSNLGLAIALAERRDQGQEPPLSAVFLEKQRTFGWHRGMLIDDATMQVSFLKDLVTTRNPASDFSFLSFLHHVGRLHDFINHKTLFPLRQEFHDYLSWCAGRVADQVRYGHEVVGVHPVYTGERVTHLDVVAENVAGERVVLRARNAVFGPGLRPRMPEGVEQSARVWHNEYLLTRLGELPPKADPRSFVVVGAGQSAAEVADHLHQRFPRARIHAVLSRYGYSPSDDSPFANRIFDPEAVDAFHTAPQEVKDQLTGYHRNTNYSVVDPDLIGELYRRHYAEKVHGDQRLHLHNTSRVAGLSESAEGVAVVVEDLVTGKQTPVPANYVVFATGYHPADARPLLGDLADRVVTTPEGRPVVERDYRVVTDDTLTCGLYLQGGTEHSHGVSASLLSNIATRVAEIIDSVATRAGAPAEERA is encoded by the coding sequence GTGGCCTCCACTGACCACCCGCCCCTCGTCCACGACCTGGTCGGGGTGGGTTTCGGCCCCTCCAACCTGGGGCTGGCCATCGCTTTGGCCGAACGCCGCGACCAGGGCCAGGAACCCCCGCTGTCCGCCGTCTTCCTGGAGAAGCAGCGAACCTTCGGCTGGCACCGGGGCATGCTCATCGACGACGCCACCATGCAGGTCTCCTTCCTCAAGGACCTGGTCACCACCCGCAACCCGGCCAGCGACTTCAGCTTCCTGTCGTTCCTGCACCACGTGGGGCGGCTGCACGACTTCATCAACCACAAGACCCTGTTCCCGCTGCGCCAGGAGTTCCACGACTACCTGTCCTGGTGCGCCGGGCGCGTCGCCGACCAGGTGCGCTACGGCCACGAGGTCGTCGGGGTCCACCCGGTGTACACGGGTGAGCGCGTCACCCATCTGGACGTGGTCGCCGAGAACGTCGCGGGGGAGCGGGTCGTGCTGCGCGCCCGCAACGCGGTCTTCGGCCCCGGGCTGCGCCCGCGCATGCCCGAGGGTGTGGAGCAGTCCGCCCGGGTGTGGCACAACGAGTACCTGCTCACCCGGCTGGGCGAGCTCCCCCCCAAGGCCGACCCGCGCTCCTTCGTGGTCGTGGGGGCGGGGCAGAGCGCGGCGGAGGTGGCCGACCACCTGCACCAGCGCTTCCCGCGCGCCCGGATCCACGCGGTGCTGTCCCGGTACGGCTACAGCCCTTCCGACGACAGCCCCTTCGCCAACCGCATCTTCGACCCCGAGGCGGTGGACGCTTTCCACACGGCACCGCAGGAGGTCAAGGACCAGCTCACCGGCTACCACCGCAACACCAACTACTCGGTGGTGGACCCGGATCTGATCGGTGAGCTCTACCGGCGCCACTACGCCGAGAAGGTCCACGGTGACCAGCGCCTGCACCTGCACAACACCTCGCGGGTGGCCGGGCTCAGCGAGAGCGCCGAGGGTGTGGCGGTGGTCGTGGAGGACCTGGTCACCGGTAAGCAGACCCCGGTCCCCGCCAACTACGTGGTGTTCGCGACCGGCTATCACCCGGCCGACGCCCGTCCGCTGCTGGGCGACCTGGCCGACCGGGTGGTCACCACCCCCGAGGGGCGCCCGGTCGTGGAACGCGACTATCGGGTGGTCACCGACGACACCCTGACCTGCGGTCTGTACCTGCAGGGCGGCACCGAGCACAGCCACGGGGTGTCGGCCTCCCTGCTGTCCAACATCGCGACCCGCGTCGCGGAGATCATCGACTCCGTCGCCACCCGCGCCGGAGCCCCCGCCGAAGAGAGGGCCTGA
- a CDS encoding isochorismatase family protein — translation MALPTIDPYPLPTAEELPENRANWTADADRAVLLVHDMQRYFLRPYTEGAQPVTAVTANIAALRSACHAAGVPVVYTAKPGDMTPQQRGLERDFWGGGMKAVAEHTGITDALAPEGEDVLLTKWRYSAFAQTDLAERMAAQGRDQIIVTGVYAHVGCQLTAADAFMRDIQPFLVADAVADFSAEHHRSALVYAAGRCASVITADQALTALREAPARAGA, via the coding sequence ATGGCCCTGCCCACCATCGACCCCTACCCGCTGCCCACCGCCGAGGAGCTGCCCGAGAACCGGGCGAACTGGACCGCGGACGCCGACCGGGCGGTGCTGCTCGTCCACGACATGCAGCGCTACTTCCTGCGCCCCTACACCGAGGGCGCCCAGCCGGTGACCGCCGTGACCGCCAACATCGCCGCCCTGCGAAGCGCATGCCACGCCGCGGGGGTCCCGGTCGTGTACACGGCCAAGCCCGGTGACATGACCCCGCAGCAGCGGGGCCTGGAACGCGACTTCTGGGGCGGCGGCATGAAGGCCGTCGCCGAGCACACCGGCATCACCGACGCCCTGGCCCCCGAGGGCGAGGACGTGCTGCTCACCAAGTGGCGCTACAGCGCCTTCGCCCAGACCGACCTGGCCGAACGCATGGCCGCCCAGGGCCGCGACCAGATCATCGTCACCGGTGTGTACGCGCACGTCGGCTGTCAGCTCACGGCGGCCGACGCGTTCATGCGCGACATCCAGCCCTTCCTGGTCGCTGACGCCGTCGCGGACTTCAGCGCCGAGCACCACCGCTCCGCCCTGGTCTACGCCGCCGGGCGCTGCGCCTCCGTGATCACCGCCGACCAGGCCCTGACCGCCCTGCGGGAGGCCCCCGCCCGCGCCGGGGCCTGA
- a CDS encoding (2,3-dihydroxybenzoyl)adenylate synthase, translating to MTSHPRGDANPAPNPRTISEGDWTPWPEDFADTYREAGYWTGETFPDFLRERATRFAGNTAVVDGATRWTYAELDRRADSLATGLARLGVAEGDRVVVHLPNTAALFEVVFALFRLGALPVYSLPAHRRSELLHLAATAEAVALVTSDVHAGFDCRPMAAEVRAQVFGLQHVVVAGDPGEPSDGLTALAELRAEPDPAVLAAPDPGAVAFFQLSGGTTGLPKLIPRTHDDYLYSVRASADICGLDTDTVYLGVLPVTHNFPMSSPGFLGVLHAGGTVVLAPDPSPATALALVESERVTVTAVVPPVAMLWLDAVEHGSQAARDLSSLRMLQVGGATFPEEAARRVTPVLGCTLQQVFGMAEGLVNYTRDGDPAEVVTATQGRPISDHDEILIVDDQDRPVPEGEPGHLLTRGPYTIRGYYRAPEHNATAFTADGFYRTGDIVRRHPGGNLVVSGRAKDQINRGGEKIGAEEVENHILAHPAVHDASVVAVPDAYLGERTHAHVIARGQAPTRGELLAFLRERGLAAYKIPDRVSFVDSFPATAVGKTSKRELRGATDPSGDQ from the coding sequence ATGACCTCCCACCCGCGCGGCGACGCGAACCCCGCCCCGAACCCCCGGACGATCTCCGAGGGCGACTGGACCCCCTGGCCCGAGGACTTCGCCGACACCTACCGCGAGGCCGGGTACTGGACCGGCGAGACCTTCCCCGACTTCCTGCGCGAGCGCGCCACCCGCTTCGCCGGGAACACCGCCGTCGTGGACGGCGCCACCCGCTGGACCTACGCCGAACTCGACCGGCGGGCCGACTCCCTGGCCACCGGCCTGGCCCGGCTGGGCGTGGCCGAGGGCGACCGGGTCGTGGTGCACCTGCCCAACACCGCGGCGCTGTTCGAGGTGGTCTTCGCGCTGTTCCGGCTGGGCGCCCTGCCGGTCTACTCGCTGCCCGCCCACCGTCGCAGCGAACTCCTGCACCTGGCCGCCACCGCCGAGGCGGTCGCCCTGGTCACCTCCGACGTCCACGCCGGGTTCGACTGCCGCCCGATGGCCGCCGAGGTGCGCGCCCAGGTCTTCGGCCTCCAACACGTGGTCGTGGCCGGAGACCCCGGAGAGCCCTCCGACGGCCTGACCGCCCTGGCCGAGCTGCGCGCCGAACCGGACCCGGCCGTCCTGGCCGCCCCCGACCCCGGCGCCGTGGCGTTCTTCCAGCTCTCCGGCGGCACCACCGGCCTGCCCAAACTCATCCCCAGGACCCACGACGACTACCTGTACTCGGTGCGGGCCAGCGCCGACATCTGCGGACTGGACACCGACACCGTCTACCTGGGCGTCCTACCGGTCACCCACAACTTCCCGATGAGTTCGCCCGGGTTCCTCGGCGTGCTGCACGCTGGCGGCACGGTCGTCCTGGCCCCGGACCCCAGCCCGGCCACCGCCCTGGCGCTGGTCGAGAGCGAGCGCGTCACCGTCACCGCCGTGGTCCCGCCGGTGGCCATGCTCTGGCTGGACGCCGTAGAGCACGGATCCCAGGCCGCCCGGGACCTGTCGTCCCTGCGCATGCTCCAGGTCGGCGGCGCCACCTTCCCCGAGGAGGCGGCCCGCCGGGTCACCCCGGTCCTGGGCTGCACCCTCCAGCAGGTCTTCGGCATGGCCGAGGGGCTGGTCAACTACACCCGCGACGGCGATCCCGCCGAGGTGGTCACCGCCACCCAGGGCCGCCCGATCAGCGACCACGACGAGATCCTCATCGTCGACGACCAGGACCGCCCGGTCCCCGAAGGCGAACCCGGCCACCTGCTGACCCGCGGGCCCTACACGATCCGCGGCTACTACAGGGCGCCCGAACACAACGCCACCGCCTTCACCGCCGACGGCTTCTACCGCACCGGCGACATCGTGCGCCGCCACCCCGGCGGCAACCTCGTGGTCTCCGGGCGGGCCAAGGACCAGATCAACCGCGGCGGGGAGAAGATCGGCGCCGAAGAGGTCGAGAACCACATCCTCGCCCACCCGGCCGTACACGACGCCTCCGTCGTCGCCGTCCCGGACGCCTACCTGGGTGAGCGCACCCACGCCCACGTCATCGCCCGCGGCCAGGCACCCACCCGCGGCGAACTCCTCGCCTTCCTGCGCGAGCGCGGACTCGCCGCCTACAAGATCCCCGACCGCGTCAGCTTCGTGGACTCCTTCCCGGCCACCGCCGTCGGCAAGACCTCCAAGCGCGAGCTGCGCGGCGCCACCGACCCGTCCGGAGACCAGTGA
- a CDS encoding isochorismate synthase — protein MPEQRTAAPAATAGELLAEYRPGDSFFSTATRALHGTGALTTLDRLDAIPAALAEAGDGALAMGAVPFDPAQPAHLVVPETVRRSPSPVRAARSEHRWSPLGGQWTLTPVPAPDAHVAAVERAVKLMAEDTELRKVVLARCLKVESDQDVDVATVLANLLWRDPTAFVFAADLPERGSGTRSLLGASPELLIAKRGRHVLSNPLAGSAPRSADPTKDQRRAVGLLTSAKDRHEHSVVVEAVTEALRPHCRSLSVPAEPELIKTATMWHLSTRVTGELTDPDVPAHRLAADLHPTPAVCGTPTGRAFDTIGGLEPFDRGFYTGAVGYTDAAGDGEWVVTIRCADVAGRALELYAGGGVMPESDPDSELAETSAKLRTLLLALGVDGAA, from the coding sequence ATGCCCGAACAGCGCACCGCCGCCCCCGCGGCCACGGCGGGCGAACTCCTGGCGGAGTACCGGCCAGGGGACTCGTTCTTCTCCACCGCCACGCGAGCCCTCCACGGGACGGGGGCCCTGACCACCCTGGACCGGCTCGACGCCATCCCCGCCGCCCTCGCCGAGGCGGGCGACGGAGCGCTCGCCATGGGCGCCGTCCCCTTCGATCCGGCCCAACCCGCCCACCTGGTCGTCCCCGAGACGGTTCGTCGGTCGCCCTCCCCGGTCAGGGCCGCCAGGAGCGAGCACAGGTGGAGCCCGCTCGGCGGACAGTGGACGCTCACCCCCGTCCCCGCGCCCGACGCGCACGTCGCCGCCGTCGAACGCGCGGTCAAACTCATGGCCGAGGACACCGAGCTGCGCAAGGTCGTCCTCGCCCGCTGCCTCAAGGTGGAGAGCGACCAGGACGTGGACGTGGCCACCGTCCTGGCCAACCTGCTCTGGCGCGACCCCACCGCCTTCGTCTTCGCCGCCGATTTGCCCGAACGCGGCTCCGGCACCCGCTCGCTGCTCGGCGCCAGCCCCGAACTCCTCATCGCCAAGCGCGGCCGCCACGTGCTCTCCAACCCCCTGGCCGGGTCCGCGCCGCGCAGCGCCGACCCCACCAAGGACCAGCGCCGCGCCGTCGGCCTGCTCACCTCCGCCAAGGACCGCCACGAACACTCCGTGGTGGTGGAGGCGGTCACCGAGGCGTTGCGCCCGCACTGCCGCAGCCTCTCCGTCCCCGCTGAACCCGAGCTGATCAAGACCGCCACCATGTGGCACCTGTCCACCCGGGTGACCGGCGAACTCACCGACCCCGACGTGCCCGCCCACCGGCTCGCCGCTGACCTGCACCCCACCCCCGCTGTGTGCGGCACACCCACCGGGCGGGCCTTCGACACCATCGGCGGCCTCGAACCCTTCGACCGCGGCTTCTACACCGGGGCCGTCGGCTACACCGACGCCGCCGGGGACGGTGAGTGGGTGGTCACCATCCGCTGCGCCGACGTCGCCGGACGCGCCCTGGAGCTGTACGCGGGCGGCGGGGTCATGCCCGAGTCCGACCCCGACTCCGAACTCGCCGAGACCTCGGCCAAGCTGCGCACCCTCCTGCTCGCCCTCGGCGTGGACGGGGCCGCCTGA
- a CDS encoding SDR family oxidoreductase — MRREKRLNGIDGAVAVVTGAASGVGRAVVTDLAEHGALIAAVDIDPDGLAETVRALEDNGHKARAFTTDVTDTAAVETLFDQVEVLLGPVAVVVSAAGALATGPVVDCADRDWHRMIAVNATGVFAVGRAAARRMGPRGRGTLVTVASNAAGVPRSGMAAYAASKAAAVALTKSLGLELAPLGVRCNVVSPGSTDTPMLRTMTANPQTLVAGDPAHFKVGIPLGRLGQPEDVAAAVRFLASDAARHITMHELYVDGGATLR; from the coding sequence ATGAGGCGGGAGAAGCGGTTGAACGGGATCGACGGTGCCGTCGCCGTGGTCACCGGAGCGGCCAGCGGTGTCGGCCGCGCGGTCGTCACCGACCTCGCCGAGCACGGGGCCCTGATCGCCGCCGTCGACATCGACCCCGACGGGCTCGCCGAGACCGTCCGCGCTCTGGAGGACAACGGACACAAAGCCCGCGCCTTCACCACGGACGTCACCGACACCGCCGCGGTCGAAACGCTCTTCGACCAGGTCGAGGTGCTCCTCGGGCCGGTCGCCGTCGTGGTCAGCGCCGCCGGGGCCCTCGCCACCGGTCCCGTCGTCGACTGTGCCGACCGGGACTGGCACCGGATGATCGCGGTCAACGCCACCGGAGTCTTCGCCGTCGGCCGTGCGGCCGCCCGCCGTATGGGACCCCGCGGCCGCGGCACCCTGGTCACCGTCGCCTCCAACGCCGCGGGCGTGCCCCGATCCGGCATGGCCGCCTACGCCGCCTCCAAGGCCGCCGCCGTCGCCCTCACCAAGTCCCTCGGCCTCGAACTGGCACCCCTGGGCGTTCGCTGCAACGTCGTCTCGCCCGGCTCCACCGACACCCCGATGCTCCGCACCATGACCGCCAACCCCCAAACCCTGGTCGCGGGCGACCCCGCACACTTCAAGGTCGGCATCCCCCTGGGCAGACTCGGCCAGCCCGAGGACGTGGCCGCGGCCGTGCGCTTCCTCGCCTCCGACGCCGCCCGCCACATCACCATGCACGAGCTCTACGTGGACGGCGGCGCCACCCTGCGCTGA
- a CDS encoding DUF3817 domain-containing protein yields the protein MSITTLTARTFRVVAVFEAFTWAGLLVGMYFKYLGNGSELGVQIFGPLHGGAFIVYVLVALAAAYQLRWGVWPTLVALAASIPPLGTLPADWWLHRTGRLTPPREPGSTSVGQAEKVS from the coding sequence TTGAGCATCACGACCCTGACCGCCCGAACCTTCCGAGTGGTGGCCGTCTTCGAGGCCTTCACCTGGGCCGGGCTCCTTGTCGGCATGTACTTCAAGTACCTCGGCAACGGCAGTGAGCTGGGCGTGCAGATCTTCGGCCCGCTGCACGGCGGAGCCTTCATCGTGTACGTACTGGTGGCCCTGGCCGCCGCCTACCAGCTGCGCTGGGGCGTGTGGCCGACACTGGTGGCGCTGGCCGCGTCCATCCCTCCCCTGGGCACCCTGCCCGCTGACTGGTGGCTGCACCGGACCGGCCGCCTGACCCCGCCCCGGGAACCCGGGAGCACGAGTGTCGGGCAGGCCGAGAAGGTCTCCTGA
- a CDS encoding IS110 family transposase, with amino-acid sequence MVTVGIDPHKDMHQAVALAQDGTRLGRAKKVQTGPEALGQLLTWIRALAGNGPVLWAIEGGPGLGRAIADALLGAGQEVVWVPPRAMAAHRKLSGPVGAKSDVIDAVAIARAALATPDLARHRIDPQVRQVRALVGLRQNLTDQRVALTNRVLAAVHIELDHRLGKGR; translated from the coding sequence ATGGTGACAGTGGGTATCGACCCGCACAAGGACATGCACCAAGCCGTCGCGCTGGCCCAGGACGGCACCCGCCTGGGCAGGGCCAAGAAGGTCCAGACGGGCCCCGAGGCCCTGGGCCAGCTCTTGACCTGGATCCGCGCCCTGGCCGGAAACGGCCCGGTGCTGTGGGCCATCGAGGGCGGCCCCGGGCTGGGCCGGGCCATCGCTGACGCCCTGCTGGGAGCGGGCCAGGAAGTGGTGTGGGTGCCGCCGCGCGCCATGGCCGCCCACCGCAAGCTGAGCGGGCCGGTGGGCGCCAAGTCCGACGTGATCGACGCGGTGGCCATCGCGCGTGCGGCCCTGGCCACCCCTGACCTGGCCCGCCACCGGATCGACCCGCAGGTGCGGCAGGTGCGTGCGCTGGTGGGCCTGCGCCAGAATCTGACCGATCAGCGTGTGGCCCTGACCAACCGGGTGCTGGCGGCGGTGCACATCGAGTTGGACCACCGCCTGGGCAAGGGGCGTTGA
- a CDS encoding transposase, producing the protein MRALVEGAELDEVARWVLLEQLEEIHTLFVRVVEVERRLKELVEPLAPNLLGIRGVGVVWAAVLLSQVGDVSRFATSAKMARWAGSAPIPVFSSGRDRHRLHRGGNRQVNRALHSIGVVQVRLGEPAREFVRSREEAKGTKGAYRALKRHLADVVYRAMVADQVVRGRAEVSLQPAT; encoded by the coding sequence GTGCGTGCTCTGGTGGAGGGGGCCGAGCTGGACGAGGTGGCGCGGTGGGTGCTGCTGGAGCAGCTGGAGGAGATCCACACCCTGTTCGTGCGTGTTGTTGAGGTGGAGCGGCGTCTCAAGGAGCTGGTGGAGCCGTTGGCGCCGAACTTGTTGGGGATTCGTGGTGTGGGTGTGGTCTGGGCTGCGGTGTTGCTCTCGCAGGTGGGGGATGTGTCGCGGTTTGCGACCTCGGCGAAGATGGCGCGGTGGGCGGGGAGCGCGCCGATTCCGGTGTTTTCCTCGGGGCGGGATCGGCATCGGTTGCACCGGGGTGGGAACCGGCAGGTGAACCGGGCGTTGCACTCGATCGGGGTGGTTCAGGTCCGGTTGGGTGAGCCGGCTCGGGAGTTCGTGCGTTCCCGGGAGGAGGCCAAGGGCACCAAGGGTGCGTATCGGGCTTTGAAGCGGCATTTGGCGGATGTGGTGTATCGGGCGATGGTCGCTGATCAAGTGGTGAGAGGGCGGGCTGAGGTCTCTCTTCAGCCCGCCACTTGA
- a CDS encoding alpha/beta fold hydrolase → MGVQGPTEVFASSAGAVRWGAVGSGEPVVLLHGTPFSSYLWRDVAAALAPRYRVYFWDMPGYGTSEMRSGQRVSLAVQGKVFAELLRHWGLESPRIVAHDFGGAVALRAHLLHRAVYSRLALVSPVALAPWGSPFFRLVGEHTEVFEQLPPALHRALVAEYVSSASATGLGPEVLDRLVEPWTGAEGQAAFYRQIEQADQAHTDEIQSLYPSLELPVLLAWGERDSWIPPERTRELAAMIPGLITGPIEGAGHLVQLDAPAQLTAALTDFLRE, encoded by the coding sequence ATGGGCGTGCAGGGACCGACCGAGGTGTTCGCGTCGAGTGCCGGGGCGGTGCGCTGGGGCGCCGTCGGCTCCGGAGAGCCCGTGGTTCTGCTGCACGGCACCCCGTTCTCGTCGTACTTGTGGCGGGACGTGGCCGCCGCACTGGCGCCCCGGTACCGGGTGTACTTCTGGGACATGCCCGGCTACGGGACCTCGGAGATGCGTTCGGGGCAGCGGGTGTCCCTGGCCGTGCAGGGGAAGGTGTTCGCCGAGCTGCTCAGGCACTGGGGCTTGGAGAGCCCGAGGATTGTCGCGCATGACTTCGGCGGGGCGGTGGCGCTGCGCGCGCACCTGCTGCACCGGGCCGTCTACTCCCGGTTGGCACTGGTCTCCCCGGTGGCGCTGGCCCCGTGGGGTTCGCCGTTCTTCCGGCTGGTGGGCGAGCACACCGAGGTCTTCGAGCAGCTGCCTCCCGCGCTGCACCGGGCCCTGGTGGCCGAGTACGTGAGTTCGGCCAGCGCAACGGGGCTGGGGCCGGAGGTCCTGGACCGGTTGGTGGAGCCGTGGACCGGGGCGGAGGGGCAGGCGGCGTTCTACCGGCAGATCGAGCAGGCCGACCAGGCGCACACCGACGAGATACAGAGCCTGTACCCGAGTCTGGAGCTACCGGTGCTGCTGGCCTGGGGGGAGCGGGACTCGTGGATCCCGCCGGAGCGCACCCGTGAGTTGGCCGCGATGATCCCCGGGCTGATCACCGGTCCGATCGAGGGAGCGGGTCACCTCGTCCAGCTGGACGCCCCCGCGCAGCTGACCGCGGCCCTGACGGACTTCCTCAGGGAATAG